One Helianthus annuus cultivar XRQ/B chromosome 7, HanXRQr2.0-SUNRISE, whole genome shotgun sequence genomic region harbors:
- the LOC110868238 gene encoding R3H domain-containing protein 1, with translation MADSVADPGGPEPPPPDSSAVADLDATMSRLTLSKKRDDNCHNSDSTTTTVFVTDNTRSSSEVSADCSAPVRSSSGGALDDLVNSVDQFLRDALRNPRERLSVLRMEQDVEKFIADPLQQQMEFQQLPTSYLRLAAHRVAQHYSLHSMVLLDNTLPDASGSRIIIRKTSESQRPLIRLADIPVNIPTEDNLNNNVVKVAIKQRQNKRSQANSGPNSNSLKDNSLKSVEERKEEYNRARARIFSSTSSSSETRTLEVSHPNNSSLTTSKVEVSVPDVSSSVDSSAGSSRSGRTRTEKEPVARSRSNSRVAIFRDREVEQKDPDYDRNYDRYAQRFDPGFAFNGGSYPIQPMYTPVVNYNTEFPQLSSVHRSFISTEHQPRALPQHLPGPWVPPAGIGYRPLDAMVAPFSPNHMGPHSASTLYMQYPCQRPMMTFIHPCEQVHQHYAQSQQQFDASFGLARPR, from the exons ATGGCGGACTCAGTTGCCGATCCCGGCGGACCTGAACCACCTCCGCCGGATTCATCGGCGGTTGCGGACCTAGACGCCACCATGAGCCGGTTAACGCTATCTAAAAAGCGAGACGATAACTGTCACAACTCCGATTCAACTACAACTACTGTATTTGTTACTGATAATACTCGTTCTTCTTCGGAGGTTTCTGCTGATTGTTCAGCTCCGGTTAGGTCTTCATCTGGCGGTGCGCTGGATGATTTGGTGAATTCTGTTGATCAGTTTCTTCGTGATGCGTTACGAAACCCTAGGGAGCGCCTTTCAG TACTACGCATGGAGCAGGATGTGGAGAAGTTCATTGCTGATCCTTTGCAACAACAAATGGAGTTCCAGCAGTTGCCCACCTCATACCTGCGGTTAGCAGCACACCGTGTGGCTCAACACTATTCACTCCATTCCATGGTTTTATTAGACAACACCCTTCCTGACGCTTCTGGTTCTCGAATCATTATTCGTAAGACTTCCGAATCTCAGCGCCCTTTAATCCGTTTAGCGGACATCCCTGTTAACATACCCACAGAGGACAACCTTAACAACAACGTTGTCAAGGTTGCAATCAAACAAAGGCAAAATAAACGATCACAGGCCAACAGTGGACCAAACTCAAATTCCTTAAAAGACAACAGTTTAAAGAGTGTAGAGGAGAGAAAAGAAGAATATAATCGAGCACGTGCAAGAATATTTAGCTCTACCTCAAGCTCTAGTGAAACAAGGACGCTAGAAGTATCCCATCCTAATAATAGTTCGTTAACAACGTCAAAAGTAGAAGTATCTGTTCCTGATGTCAGCAGTTCAGTCGATTCTTCTGCAGGAAGCAGTAGATCAGGTAGAACTAGAACAGAAAAAGAGCCAGTTGCTAGGTCAAGGAGTAATAGTAGAGTGGCTATCTTTCGTGATCGTGAAGTAGAGCAGAAGGATCCGGATTATGACAGAAACTATGACAG ATATGCACAACGATTTGATCCAGGGTTTGCGTTTAACGGAGGCTCATATCCTATACAACCGATGTACACACCAGTCGTGAACTACAATACTGAATTTCCTCAGCTCAGTTCAGTCCATAGGTCTTTTATCTCTACCGAACACCAACCGCGTGCACTTCCCCAACATTTACCTGGTCCATGGGTCCCACCTGCAGGAATAGGCTACAGGCCTCTAGATGCAATGGTTGCTCCATTTAGTCCCAATCATATGGGCCCACATTCAGCTTCCACCCTCTATATGCAGTATCCATGTCAGCGGCCTATGATGACATTCATTCATCCCTGTGAACAGGTTCATCAACATTATGCACAG TCTCAGCAACAATTTGATGCAAGTTTTGGATTAGCCCGGCCCCGGTGA